In the genome of Myxococcus guangdongensis, one region contains:
- a CDS encoding beta-ketoacyl synthase N-terminal-like domain-containing protein, with translation MRRVGIFGWGVVAPRSRNIEAFERNLASSESWLSPFNGFGPDNFLVGTPDFQLADYKPWIDERFPANRFSQLERKMGQPTQFAIGAFIQSLAQNPGLEQELQALGPRAHVYVGTGLGDLPTIQSISLDLYRAQRRWDRFWSAPERNAVLRQWLETRAPTEGVPPEPSTVDEGVRDEAEDAWWHYWTGRSTELREYLAELRDIEAIGVPDGADVESAKLAVIKEKRTRNARLQKKWSAPEPPWNAVSSNVLWNIHNTPASQISMLGRITGMTFAPVAACSSFGYGLKLAMNALQLGEAKAVVMGMTDAAPNPLVVGGFYNARVISADAAISKPLTALRGTHIAGGSVVWVLGDYDYFTAKGFKPLGMEPVSVGVTADADHIITPSKEGPTLAIREALAQAGCGPADVGSWDLHATATPGDYLEVQNLRDVMPESVLITARKGTFGHGMSAGGGWELTAQYLGYGRGQVFPTPLKKTELNQQISRVHGRFVFDEAQAAPAGCAGKLSMGVGGINACVISRPWKK, from the coding sequence GTGCGCAGAGTTGGCATCTTCGGCTGGGGCGTCGTCGCCCCCCGGTCCAGGAACATCGAGGCGTTCGAGAGGAACCTCGCGTCCTCCGAGAGCTGGCTGTCTCCCTTCAACGGCTTCGGGCCGGACAACTTCCTGGTCGGTACGCCGGACTTCCAGCTGGCGGACTACAAGCCGTGGATCGACGAGCGCTTCCCCGCCAACCGCTTCTCCCAGCTGGAGCGGAAGATGGGCCAGCCGACGCAGTTCGCCATCGGCGCGTTCATCCAGTCGCTCGCGCAGAACCCGGGCCTGGAGCAGGAGCTGCAGGCCTTGGGGCCCCGCGCGCACGTCTACGTGGGCACGGGCCTGGGGGACTTGCCCACCATCCAGTCCATCTCGTTGGACCTGTACCGCGCCCAGCGCCGGTGGGACCGCTTCTGGTCCGCGCCCGAGCGCAACGCGGTGCTGCGCCAGTGGCTGGAGACGCGCGCGCCCACCGAGGGCGTGCCCCCGGAGCCGTCCACGGTGGACGAAGGCGTGCGCGACGAGGCCGAGGACGCGTGGTGGCACTACTGGACGGGCCGCTCCACGGAGCTGCGTGAGTACCTGGCGGAGCTGCGCGACATCGAGGCCATCGGCGTGCCGGACGGCGCGGACGTGGAGTCCGCGAAGCTGGCCGTCATCAAGGAGAAGCGCACGCGCAACGCCCGGCTGCAGAAGAAGTGGAGCGCGCCGGAGCCGCCCTGGAACGCCGTGTCCTCCAACGTGCTGTGGAACATCCACAACACGCCCGCCTCGCAGATTTCGATGCTCGGCCGCATCACCGGCATGACGTTCGCTCCGGTGGCCGCGTGCTCGTCGTTCGGCTACGGGCTGAAGCTGGCGATGAACGCCCTCCAGCTGGGTGAGGCGAAGGCCGTCGTCATGGGCATGACGGACGCGGCGCCCAACCCGCTCGTGGTGGGCGGCTTCTACAACGCGCGCGTCATCTCCGCGGACGCGGCCATCTCCAAGCCCCTCACCGCGCTGCGCGGCACGCACATCGCGGGCGGCTCGGTGGTCTGGGTGCTGGGCGACTACGACTACTTCACGGCGAAGGGCTTCAAGCCCCTGGGCATGGAGCCCGTCTCCGTGGGCGTCACCGCGGACGCGGACCACATCATCACCCCGTCCAAGGAAGGCCCCACGCTGGCCATCCGCGAGGCGCTGGCCCAGGCAGGCTGCGGCCCCGCCGACGTGGGCAGCTGGGACTTGCACGCCACCGCGACGCCGGGGGACTACCTGGAGGTCCAGAACCTGCGCGACGTGATGCCGGAGTCGGTGCTCATCACCGCGCGCAAGGGCACCTTCGGTCACGGCATGTCCGCGGGCGGCGGCTGGGAGCTGACGGCCCAGTACCTGGGCTACGGGCGCGGGCAGGTGTTCCCCACGCCGCTGAAGAAGACGGAGCTCAACCAGCAGATTTCGCGCGTCCACGGCCGCTTCGTCTTCGACGAGGCCCAGGCCGCGCCCGCCGGCTGCGCGGGCAAGCTGTCCATGGGCGTGGGCGGCATCAACGCCTGCGTCATCTCCCGTCCCTGGAAGAAGTGA
- a CDS encoding glutamine amidotransferase, giving the protein MNSPTFNAWKLVSLSPLPSWALVFLALGLLLGVALAAWGVRREPSRGRRILLWALRVGAGVAALFFLLEPGIRHLQVARMKNRVAVLVDRSASMGFPTEPGGPTRNAQVAAFLEKAGPAFAALQDRFTVEMYGVDPELAPVTPASLAKEPPRAGTTDLLAALRASAGAGQGSRKLSGVLLFSDGADNTELKAGVVGRARAALADLGVPVSTFTVGQEALKDLAIEGLKVDDFAFVRNSLTVEAEIHGRGFRGKEIPVVLSQEGKTVATKTVRLETNDDVKPVSFTFTPDQTGRFVYTVSVPTFPDEAVADNNSRSFTLKVIRDRVRVLLVVGRPSWDERYLRGLLKQDANVDLISFYILRTLSDDPGTSNDRELSLIPFPMEEIFDTKLDTFDVVIFQNFGHSDPSLSIAEYERNLERYIHNGGAFVMIGGDSVLGEGRATMPTLMDALPVAAAGPANLDAFTARLTPEGLRHPVTAIGTGASSTEAAWGELPPIPGINMTRARQGATVLLEHPHLTSDGKNAPLVAVWDYGRGRALVMATDASWYWAFAAHRDGSPSRAYDRFWGNALRWLVRDPDLTTLKVTADPPSVEPGRPVAVVVQARSADYQPAQDAQVRVELFSVAAQKPVAVQTGTTGPDGVVRLEFAPPEPGPYKLLATAKKGETELGQGEDAVAVRAVGPELSDASVRRELMEQVAQVTGGKAYKLPQESLPDVPLLDPPVVEVGRAKDQPLWDRWYYLVALIGLLGAEWFARRRFGYV; this is encoded by the coding sequence ATGAATTCCCCCACCTTCAACGCCTGGAAGCTCGTCAGCCTCTCTCCGCTGCCCTCGTGGGCGCTGGTGTTCCTCGCGCTCGGGCTGCTGTTGGGCGTGGCGCTGGCGGCCTGGGGCGTGCGCCGCGAGCCCTCGCGGGGACGTCGCATCCTGTTGTGGGCCCTGCGCGTGGGCGCGGGCGTGGCCGCGCTCTTCTTTCTCCTGGAGCCCGGCATCCGGCATCTCCAGGTGGCGCGGATGAAGAACCGGGTGGCGGTGCTGGTGGACCGCTCGGCGTCCATGGGCTTTCCCACCGAGCCGGGCGGCCCCACGCGCAACGCGCAGGTGGCCGCGTTCCTGGAGAAGGCGGGCCCGGCGTTCGCGGCGCTGCAGGACCGCTTCACGGTGGAGATGTACGGTGTGGACCCGGAGCTGGCGCCGGTGACGCCCGCGTCGCTCGCCAAGGAGCCTCCCCGGGCGGGCACCACGGACCTCCTGGCCGCGCTGCGCGCGTCGGCGGGGGCGGGGCAGGGCTCGCGCAAGCTGTCCGGCGTGTTGTTGTTCAGCGACGGCGCGGACAACACGGAGCTGAAGGCGGGCGTGGTGGGCCGGGCGCGCGCGGCGCTCGCGGACCTGGGCGTGCCGGTGTCCACCTTCACGGTGGGCCAGGAGGCGCTCAAGGACCTGGCGATTGAAGGCCTGAAGGTCGACGACTTCGCCTTCGTGCGCAACTCGCTCACGGTGGAGGCGGAGATTCACGGCCGCGGCTTCCGGGGCAAGGAGATCCCCGTCGTCCTCAGCCAGGAGGGCAAGACGGTGGCCACCAAGACGGTGCGCCTGGAAACCAACGACGACGTGAAGCCGGTGTCCTTCACCTTCACGCCGGACCAGACGGGCCGCTTCGTCTACACGGTGTCCGTGCCCACCTTCCCGGACGAGGCGGTGGCGGACAACAACAGCCGCTCCTTCACGCTGAAGGTCATTCGAGACCGGGTGCGCGTGCTGCTGGTGGTGGGCCGCCCCTCGTGGGACGAGCGCTACCTGCGCGGGCTGCTCAAGCAGGACGCCAACGTGGACCTCATCTCGTTCTACATCCTGCGCACGCTGTCGGACGACCCGGGGACGTCGAATGACCGGGAGCTGTCGCTCATCCCGTTCCCGATGGAAGAGATCTTCGACACGAAGCTGGACACCTTCGACGTCGTCATCTTCCAGAACTTCGGGCACTCGGACCCCTCGCTGTCCATCGCCGAGTACGAGCGCAACCTGGAGCGCTACATCCACAACGGCGGCGCCTTCGTGATGATTGGCGGCGACAGCGTGCTGGGCGAGGGCCGCGCCACCATGCCCACGCTGATGGACGCGCTGCCCGTGGCCGCCGCGGGCCCCGCCAACCTGGACGCCTTCACCGCGCGCCTGACGCCGGAGGGCCTGCGCCACCCGGTGACGGCCATCGGCACCGGCGCCTCCAGCACCGAGGCCGCGTGGGGCGAGCTTCCTCCCATCCCCGGCATCAACATGACGCGCGCGCGGCAGGGCGCCACCGTGTTGCTGGAGCATCCGCATCTCACCTCGGACGGGAAGAACGCGCCGCTCGTCGCCGTGTGGGACTACGGCCGGGGGCGCGCGCTGGTGATGGCCACGGATGCGTCGTGGTACTGGGCCTTCGCGGCGCACCGGGATGGCTCGCCCAGCCGCGCGTATGACCGCTTCTGGGGCAACGCGCTGCGCTGGCTGGTGAGGGACCCGGACCTGACGACGTTGAAGGTGACGGCGGACCCGCCCTCGGTGGAGCCGGGGCGGCCGGTGGCGGTGGTGGTGCAGGCGCGCAGCGCGGACTACCAGCCGGCGCAGGACGCGCAGGTGCGCGTGGAGCTGTTCTCCGTGGCCGCGCAGAAGCCCGTGGCGGTGCAGACGGGGACGACGGGGCCGGACGGCGTGGTGCGGCTGGAGTTCGCGCCGCCGGAGCCGGGGCCGTACAAGCTGCTCGCCACGGCGAAGAAGGGTGAGACGGAACTGGGCCAGGGCGAGGACGCGGTGGCGGTGCGCGCCGTGGGGCCGGAGCTGTCGGACGCGTCGGTGCGGCGGGAGCTGATGGAGCAGGTGGCCCAGGTGACCGGTGGCAAGGCGTACAAGTTGCCCCAGGAGAGCCTGCCAGATGTGCCGCTGTTGGACCCGCCGGTGGTGGAGGTGGGCCGCGCCAAGGACCAGCCCCTGTGGGACCGCTGGTACTACCTGGTGGCCCTCATCGGGCTGCTCGGCGCGGAGTGGTTCGCGCGGCGCCGCTTCGGTTACGTCTGA
- a CDS encoding DUF2379 family protein, with the protein MAKGGQTPEPPGAPEVRAAWALKEAGDVAGARRQAERLLASNPAPQDRAQAEELLRRTSTPRGLYGFAVLGAAVFVALLLLALKRYA; encoded by the coding sequence ATGGCGAAAGGCGGACAGACGCCCGAGCCGCCCGGCGCCCCCGAGGTCCGCGCGGCCTGGGCCCTCAAGGAGGCCGGTGACGTCGCCGGGGCCCGTCGCCAGGCCGAGCGTCTGTTGGCGAGCAATCCAGCCCCCCAGGACCGGGCGCAGGCCGAGGAGCTGCTGCGCCGCACGTCCACGCCCCGGGGCCTCTACGGCTTCGCGGTCCTGGGCGCCGCCGTCTTCGTGGCGCTGCTGCTGTTGGCGCTGAAGCGCTACGCTTAA
- a CDS encoding DUF4159 domain-containing protein, whose translation MSARRLTRRNLLLGTTALVPLLSGRARAFGEKNRFIPAVAKHGGRWDARQSGLRRIAWELQRRTSVEVVPDARPFALSSPDLFEYPFLYFGGDGAFPALSEAEVTNLRRYLTYGGFMLADANDGSDGDGFDASFRREMRRVLPQSPLTDVPSTHVVFKSFFMLDAAPGRLLNKPQLLAANLGKRAAVLYSQNDVAGAWSRNETGDYEFDVSPGGEPQRELAVRLGINVCMYALCLDYKDDAVHLQLILNKRR comes from the coding sequence ATGTCCGCGCGGCGCCTGACCCGTCGAAACCTCCTGCTCGGCACCACCGCGCTCGTCCCGCTGCTGTCTGGGCGTGCGCGCGCCTTCGGTGAGAAGAACCGCTTCATCCCCGCGGTGGCGAAGCACGGCGGCCGCTGGGACGCGCGGCAGTCGGGCCTGCGTCGCATTGCCTGGGAGCTGCAGCGGCGCACCTCCGTGGAGGTGGTGCCGGACGCGCGCCCGTTCGCGCTGAGCAGCCCCGACCTCTTCGAGTACCCCTTCCTGTACTTCGGCGGCGACGGCGCGTTCCCCGCGCTCAGCGAGGCGGAGGTGACCAACCTTCGCCGCTACCTGACGTACGGCGGCTTCATGCTGGCGGACGCCAACGACGGCAGCGACGGGGACGGCTTCGACGCCAGCTTCCGCCGGGAGATGCGGCGGGTGTTGCCGCAGAGCCCGCTCACCGACGTGCCCTCCACGCACGTGGTGTTCAAGTCCTTCTTCATGCTGGACGCGGCGCCCGGGCGGCTGCTCAACAAGCCGCAGCTCTTGGCGGCCAACCTGGGCAAGCGCGCCGCGGTGCTGTACTCGCAGAACGACGTGGCGGGGGCGTGGAGCCGCAACGAGACGGGCGACTACGAGTTCGACGTGAGCCCCGGCGGCGAGCCCCAGCGCGAGCTGGCGGTGCGCCTGGGCATCAACGTCTGCATGTACGCGCTCTGCCTGGACTACAAGGACGACGCCGTCCACCTGCAGCTCATCCTCAACAAGCGGCGCTGA
- a CDS encoding DUF6250 domain-containing protein, producing MGQARRKEKEKQESPPESSPGQEPLAQGAWVKPEGLSRRGWAVLVGLILVIQFPLIHYALFRGDAEVTATIPYTQDFSDPGVVKRDFFTTGGYWRVLQGELLAPGVKNNPLWLQAPLPDDVAVELDVRSEIPEGDIRVELFGNGVDPASGYVLMQGGQNNSVSAIARLDLNAPTLDALQRRAQRKAESSGGNADLASVFKDDTRVKVEARGTPVQAGRTYHWRIERRGTLLRWSIDGELFLELDDPRPLKGPGNDRLGLSGFESQIFWDNLRVDTPDRLPAKVAAAAPAIPPGPYADDFERDTLGDAWNVTNPAATKIVDGALVVEQLHNRPVWLKRPLPRDAVIEFDAWTDSPQGDIKVEAWGDGRSFYAGDLRLQYTATGYVFIFGGWKNTQSAIARKSEHTPDRVTRDGAAVVPGKRHHFKLTRRGDTLAWELDGQPFLTLKDATPLEGSRNQYFGFSGWQTRVHFDNLKIEPLAP from the coding sequence ATGGGCCAGGCCAGGCGCAAGGAGAAGGAGAAGCAGGAGTCCCCCCCGGAGTCATCCCCCGGGCAGGAGCCCCTGGCTCAAGGAGCCTGGGTGAAGCCCGAGGGACTGTCACGCCGGGGTTGGGCCGTGCTCGTCGGCCTCATCCTCGTCATCCAGTTCCCGCTCATCCACTACGCCCTCTTCCGCGGTGACGCGGAGGTGACGGCGACAATCCCCTACACCCAGGACTTCAGCGACCCGGGCGTGGTGAAGCGCGACTTCTTCACCACCGGCGGCTACTGGCGGGTGCTTCAGGGCGAGCTCTTGGCGCCGGGCGTGAAGAACAACCCGCTGTGGCTGCAGGCGCCGCTGCCGGACGACGTGGCGGTGGAGCTGGACGTGCGCTCGGAGATTCCCGAGGGCGACATCCGGGTGGAGCTCTTCGGCAACGGCGTGGACCCGGCTTCCGGCTACGTGCTGATGCAGGGCGGCCAGAACAACTCCGTGTCGGCCATCGCCCGGTTGGACCTGAACGCGCCCACGCTGGACGCGCTCCAGCGCCGCGCGCAGCGCAAGGCGGAGTCGTCGGGTGGCAACGCGGACCTCGCCAGCGTGTTCAAGGACGACACCCGCGTGAAGGTGGAGGCGCGGGGCACGCCGGTGCAGGCGGGCCGCACGTACCACTGGCGCATCGAGCGCCGGGGCACGCTGCTTCGCTGGTCCATCGACGGGGAGCTGTTCCTGGAGCTGGATGACCCGCGTCCGCTCAAGGGCCCGGGGAACGACAGGCTGGGCCTGTCCGGCTTCGAGTCCCAAATATTCTGGGACAACCTGCGCGTGGACACGCCGGACCGGCTGCCCGCCAAGGTCGCGGCCGCGGCGCCGGCCATCCCCCCGGGTCCGTACGCGGACGACTTCGAGCGCGACACGCTCGGCGACGCGTGGAACGTCACCAACCCCGCGGCGACGAAGATCGTCGACGGCGCGCTGGTGGTGGAGCAGCTCCACAACCGTCCGGTGTGGCTCAAGCGGCCCCTGCCGCGCGACGCGGTCATCGAGTTCGACGCGTGGACGGACAGCCCGCAGGGCGACATCAAGGTGGAGGCCTGGGGCGACGGCCGCTCGTTCTACGCCGGGGACTTGCGGCTGCAGTACACCGCCACCGGCTACGTGTTCATCTTCGGCGGCTGGAAGAACACGCAGTCCGCCATCGCGCGCAAGAGCGAGCACACGCCCGACCGCGTCACGCGGGATGGCGCCGCGGTGGTGCCGGGCAAGCGCCACCACTTCAAGCTGACCCGCCGCGGCGACACCCTCGCCTGGGAGCTGGACGGCCAGCCGTTCCTGACCCTCAAAGACGCCACGCCCCTCGAGGGCTCGCGCAACCAGTACTTCGGGTTCTCGGGCTGGCAGACCCGCGTCCACTTCGACAATTTGAAGATTGAGCCGCTCGCCCCCTAG